The following DNA comes from Miscanthus floridulus cultivar M001 chromosome 5, ASM1932011v1, whole genome shotgun sequence.
CAAAGCTGGTCCAAGGAAACCAATCGATTGCATGATCTGCATCAGTGAGGTTATAAAGTATTTCAAGATCGGTACCTCTAAGCATAACTGTTCTTATAAATTCACACATGAAATAAAATTACTGAAGGGCAACTTACCTTACGAACGTTTGTTACAGAGATCCCTCTCTGAACAAGAGTATCAGCAATCCATCCACCAATATTCGCAAAAACAGCCATTGTCAGCCATGGCAAGACACAGAGAAGCCCGGACTCGGTTAGATTGAACTTCAGAACCTGGATAAAAGGATTTGGGGAGCACAACCAATGGCATGATATGATATCATTATATAATTTAAACAATGAGGAAAGCCAAACATTTCACAGCATAACATTGTAGCAACCTGATTGTAGTATGTGGGCATCCATGTTAGAAGAATAAATGTTCCCCAGTTATGGCAAAAATGTGATATTATGAGAGCCCACACTGGAGCCTTTGATAGAATCAGCCTCCATGGTATGGAAGTGACAGGCTCCTTTAAGGGACTGCCACCCAGTATATGCCTCTTTTCAGCTTTACTTATCTCCGGATCATCATCTGGAGAGCTGTGTGCCTAAATAAGAGTAGATAGAAGCCCTCAGCTAAATAAGCAAAATGAGTACAAAAAAAGGGGCATTGCGGATACAGCAACAGATAATACAAAATGGTATCtaaagcaaacttttataattaACATATGTTCACTAAGTGAACCCATATAGAACAAAGAATATGAGGCACAAAGTAAGAAATAGGTGCAAGATTTGGTCTTACTTTGCTTTGCCACAGTGCAAACCAAACAGTTCCAAGGGATCCAAATGCATAAAAGACAGAAGGCCAGCCAAATCTGCTAATCAACAGAGGTGAGAAAGCCAGGCCGGTGACTGACCCAAGGTACATTCCGCTGTACACCAAGGCAAGAGATCTGCTTCTCTCTGAGACTGGGATCCATTTGGAAAGGATGTTGTTCATAGCAGGCATGGCAACACCCTGTAAAACCATAGATATATATATGAGAAAATCAATAATATAAAGGTGGACAAAACAAAAAGATACAGCATTGTACTGTTGCAACTAGGAAACTTTTTCCTTAACAACACCTGCACCATCAAGAATATTAACAAACTAAGTTGCATGTCCAGTAAGCACTCGAGTTTCACCAAAAATGCTATCAAGCCAGATAAGATACTGCAATGGTATATCACTTGATTTAATTTGCAGTATAATTTCAACAGCTATCATATAATATGGATTTTTCATCATCAGATCTTCTTTTCATGGATGCTGATCTACCTGTGTAACATGGGATAAATAGCACAAGTTCTACAGGACGCAAATGTAGAGACAAGTATAAAACATCAACCTCGCCTATCCCCATGAAGGCACGCATGGTGAGTAAGCATGGAAGTCCAATCTTGGCAGCAAGGGGTGTAAGAACTGTCGCAAGTGACCACCATACAACCCCAAATCCTAGTACTACCTTACCACCAAACCTGTCAGCCCAAATACCTCCAAGAATCTGCACCAGCAATTTTCATTTGTAATGTCAGAAACTACGTACCAAAATGCACTGAAAAATTAGATCGGAACAAACTACAGCAAGCAATAGCAAAGCACCTGTGTGAGAAGGTAACCCCAAAAGAAAGATGATTGGATTAGACCAACGGTTGCGGGATTCCAGCTGAACTCTAACGACATTGGAAGGATTGCAATGCTCATATTTACCTGGCAGAAATCAGCAAATGTTTTCAGGAAGAGAAAAGGAGAAGTGCATAATGGACTTAAACCCATCTGTTCTTATCAGAAAAATTGAGACAAAATACAAGAATTACTGTCTAACTCACACGGTCCATATTGCAAAGAAGGAACGCAAAGAAGCAGAGGAGAACGACCATCCAGCGCCTTGGGAACTCCTGCCACCATGGAACATCAGCAGGAACATCAGCAGGAACATCTGAAGAGCTCAAAGGTGATCCTGTAATTTCATACTGCTCTGCTTTACAGTCAGCACGTTTTCTGACTGGTAGTTTGTATTCTGGCTGGACACATGCACTCTCCAAACTAGTGAATTTCTCTGACCTCCTTGGTTTCAACCAACCATTGTTTATTGGATCTGAAGACACAAAGCACTCAACCCTCGACAGAACCCTTCTCTTCATGCTTGCATTGTAGAATGTCCTAGTCAAATAATTTCTTGAAGAGTCCAAGACAGGTTGCAGAAACTGCCCAGACTTTTGTAGTCTTGCCATTGTAGTGCTCCTGGAATTTTGGAGCAGGTAAGCTGTGCTCCTAGTAACATGTCGACCAAATCTTGCTCCTAGTAACATAGGCTTGCTTTGTGGTGATGTGCAATATCTCGGCTCATGTTGCCTCCCTGGAGAATACAAAAGGCATTAGATTTAAGATGAAGAGGCCTTGAGTGGAAAAGTAGTAATGATCTGTTGCAGCATTTCAACTTGCAAAGTGTTCAGGGGAGCAACAAAGACTAATCTTTATAGAACATAAGCAAGGCTGCTCAATTGTGCCAAACATGCAATTGATGCAAAAATTCTTAAGAGTACGACACAACCATCGTTGCAGAATCTTATGCGAATTGCAACTAATGTACTCATGATTTGTGGACTGGAACTTGGACTAAGTACCTTTTTTCCTTGAATTGAATTCTTTTATGGTGCTCCTATCACCCTCTGTAGAGGTATCATGAATTTATATCTGAATTGCTAGTTGGTACATGTTAGATTTGCTTTGGTAGAGTAAACATATAGCTTGTAAAATGCCAGTTTCAAGAAGATGAGTCCAATCTAGAATATTAACTTCCCGGTTGTATTTAGTATGTCCCATGCAATCAATTATCCAAATAGTATACTCCCACTGTACCTAAATGAATCAACTTCTAGAGTTGTCCTAAGTCCGCTTTTGTAAGTTTGACCAATTTTATAGAAAAGAATATcaacatctatgacaccaaataagtacactatgaaaatatattttatggcgTGTCTAATTATACTAATTTTTTGTCATAGATATTGGTGTCCATTTTGTAAATTCGGTGAAACTTGCAAATTTTTTATATAGGATAACTGTAGAAGTTGATATATTTGAAGGACAGAAGTAGTACTACTATATCCCATTCAATAGATAATTAGTTCATGTCCTGCTCGAATTAAGATGGATAATGCATGGGTTAATTTTAAGAATGATTTGTCCATTAGAGCAATATGTATACTGCAACTCTAATCAAGTGCAGTTATGGTAATCCTGTATATTACAACGTCATATCAAGTTTGGGTATGTTACTCCAATGATTTGACACTTTATTACGATTGAATTTAAAATATGcagggaagatgaagctactacTACATACAGTTACAGTAGTATGAATTCGGGTGCCATCTTAGCCAAGCTTACCGTAGCCACGAGCGATAGGCATCGAGAGGAGGCAGGGGCGGCTCTTCCCTTGTGGCGGAGTGGGGCGTGCGGCCGACGACACCCCCACACCACCTCTCCCCGCTACTCCGCACCCCGGCATCGGCAAGCCCGACCCGATTCTGGAGGGGGTGAATGAAGAAGCTAGAAGATGGATAAAGCGAGAGGGTATTATGAGGCAGCAGAGAGAGACGGTGGCTTAGAGGAGCATCCGCCGCCCATGGACGGGTGCTCTCCGCCGGTCGGCTTGGGCCTCCGCCGCAGCAGAGCAGCGGCGGTCTCACTCACCACGTTGCTACCGCGGGAGAGGAAGAAGCGGTAGAGAGCGCGCGGTGAGGAGATAGGATGAGCAAAGTGGAGAAGAAGTGGCGCCCGGCGGTGAGGGGAAGGGAGGGATGCCAACCGGGTCCGTTTGCGGGCGTGTCCCCGGCCGAGGCCACTGAATAGCCAACGACAGCTGTTTCAAAACCAGTGGTCAATCCCCCAACCTCCCgcgatttttttttctttacaaaaaatcattttcacaactttatttatttatttaggaagttACAAAACTATAGATATAACTTATGCGCATAACTTTTTATATGATAATAACTTATCACCATAGCTTCTCATCATGACTTTTTtaactttattttttttaaaattaaataaCTTCTTAATTTGAAAACTACATAAACATCACAAATTACATCATACAACATCGTATATATACTAATTGAATATCATAAAATATATTATAAAATATCACGTGTATACTATGTGAACATCACAAATTATAtttagaacatcacatgtatattacgTGGATAttacaaaatacatcatagaatatCATATCTATACTACGCGAACATTACcaaatatatcatagaacatcacatgcatATATAAAATTTATGTGTATAAATTTGTAACTTTCTAAGAAAATATAGTGATAAGTTTTGTCTATAAAAAGTTATACATAAAAGTTACTCCATCTGTCTCAAAATAGAAGTCGTTTTCGCTTCCTGAGAAGTCaaatttttttaactttgaccaattgtatataaaaattattaatatttataatacataattagtattattagacgATCGTTAAATATACTTTTGTAAttaacttatttggagatataaatattgtacatattttctacaaatctagtcaaagttAAGAACGTTAACTTACACGCATCCATAACGACTCTTTTTTTATGAGATGGAAGGAGTATGAGTATAACTTtataacttttttttaaaaaaaagaaaggttatgaaaatattttttttcaaataaaaaaaaggtTGCGGGCTATGAATTGACGGCTGAATTTAGCCCAGCGGTTGTTTGCCGAATTGGAATTGGGGTCCCCCGGCACCCGTGACCTACGTCGCCATCGGGCCGTCGGGCGGAGCTTTGGAATCCTCGATGCTCTTTAACGTTGTTTTGTAGTAGTTGTTGCTGTTAGGACTTGGGACCCACACCATCCGATTCGGAGACACGCGCACCTCGCAAGGGCTCCCCAACACATCTGCCTGGCGTGCTGCCTCAACCACCACATAGGCACCCAGCAGCATCCACCTCACGCACGCAGCGCTCGAGACAGCCACACCTCTGAAAAGAGCAGGGAGAATGAAATGAAGAGAGACTATGGTGACATCTAGAAATACTGGCCTATCATTTGCTTTGCGTTGGTGAAGCAGATAATGGCAGGCACATGGTAGCGGTTTCCTATAGGTCACCTGGGTATTCGGTTAACCGAAACCGTTCAGTTCGGTTCCTCGGTTCTTTATAAAATTCGGTTAGCATAAAACTGAAACCGATCGGTTAGCTAGAAAACTTGGAACCGAGGAAATTTGGTCTCGGTTGGTTCGGTTCGGTTTCAGTTAGAACCGAACTAACCAAGCCATACATTACATCAGCGAAACAGAagggaagaaaaggagaaaaatGAAAACCGAGCCATACATTACATCAGCCATGCAGTTCGGTTCTTTTGCTATTGGGCCAATATATATAGATTTGGTTCTTCGGTTCTATTCGGTTAACCAAGGTCTAGAACCAAATTACCCGATATTATTTC
Coding sequences within:
- the LOC136450033 gene encoding probable anion transporter 4, chloroplastic, encoding MPGCGVAGRGGVGVSSAARPTPPQGKSRPCLLSMPIARGYGRQHEPRYCTSPQSKPMLLGARFGRHVTRSTAYLLQNSRSTTMARLQKSGQFLQPVLDSSRNYLTRTFYNASMKRRVLSRVECFVSSDPINNGWLKPRRSEKFTSLESACVQPEYKLPVRKRADCKAEQYEITGSPLSSSDVPADVPADVPWWQEFPRRWMVVLLCFFAFLLCNMDRVNMSIAILPMSLEFSWNPATVGLIQSSFFWGYLLTQILGGIWADRFGGKVVLGFGVVWWSLATVLTPLAAKIGLPCLLTMRAFMGIGEGVAMPAMNNILSKWIPVSERSRSLALVYSGMYLGSVTGLAFSPLLISRFGWPSVFYAFGSLGTVWFALWQSKAHSSPDDDPEISKAEKRHILGGSPLKEPVTSIPWRLILSKAPVWALIISHFCHNWGTFILLTWMPTYYNQVLKFNLTESGLLCVLPWLTMAVFANIGGWIADTLVQRGISVTNVRKIMQSIGFLGPALFLTLLSKVRSPAMAVLCMACSQGSDAFSQSGLYSNHQDIGPRYAGVLLGLSNTAGVLAGVFGTAATGYILQKGSWDSVFKVSVVLYIVGTVVWNVFATGEKVLE